The nucleotide window GCCCCGGTTCCGCAACTTCCATTTCAGTGACATCTTCGCCACCAATGTTAAGAAGGCGGCAGTCATCGAAGGCCTTCCCGAGATGCCGATCGAAGAACTCAGTATCAGCAACTTCGCGGTCGAGAGTGCGGAAAGCGGCATTGCTTGTACCAACGCAATCGGCGTCAGATTCTCCGATGCCGTGGTGAATGCGGCGAAGGGACCGATGCTCGTTGCTGATACGGTTCACGACCTTGTCCTCAGCGGGGCGACCACGCGCAAGCCAAACAGCGGCGAACCCGTCGTTCGCCTGGAAAACGTTACCGACGCGGTGGTGCATTCCTGCACCGCTCCCGAAGGTACCAGCACCTTCCTCGAACTGAAGGGTGCGGCCAACCGCGACATCAGCTTGATCGGCAACCGCTTGAGCCGCGCTGCTGACGAGGTCGGCTTGGTCGACGGCGCCAGCGACAGCGCCATCGTCCAGCGAAGTTGAGATTTCAGGTGGAACAACCTCCCAAGCCTGCACAGCTCGCCGAATCGCCCGGGCCAATGGACTCACGACTGACAACTACTTCGCAGGCGTCTGGCGCGGCTTGATCATGTCGCCCAAGTAATCCGTTCTTGACGGGTCGCGCACCAGGTGCGGGTAGCGGTCCCCGTCGTGATAGTTCACGGAATAGGTCTTGTAGTATTCGGAATTTTCCACCAGCAACTGAATGGGCGCGGAGTCGTTCTTCGCCGCTTTGACGGCGTCGTGGAGCACTTCGGCCGAATACTTCCGCCCATTGACGGCGACGATGGTCATGCCCGGCATGATCCCGGACTGATACGCGGGCATGAAAAAGACGGAATCGGCGACGCGCCCGGTGCGGTTGAGGAGCAGGCCGAGGGAATAGCGCAAGTCGGCATCCCGCTCGATGGAATCGCGGGTGCGCTGCAGGCCGCTGGGCGTGTCGGTGTAGACCAGCTTCCAGCCGCTGCCCTCGAGGCCGCCGAGCGGGGCGTTGGGACCGACCGTGGCGACGCGGTCGAGGAGGAACTTGCGCCAGTCGTTGGGCGCGACCTGGTTGAGAGTGGAAACGACGTCGTCAATCGTGTACGGCTTCACGTTCGGCGCGACACCCGGCGGATTATCGGGCGGGCCGTAGAACAGCTTGGCGAAATCGTCCATGGATTTCTGGTTGTTGGTGAGGCGGCGAATGGTGGCGTCGACGTCCAACCAGATGAGGGCGCCTTCATCGTAGAAATCGACGCCGCGGCGCCAACTCGACCACTGCGGCGATGATTCGTAGAGGATTTGCGCGGCGACCGCGGTGTCCTCCAACGGGCGCCACTGCCGGCCGGGGCGATGCGCCAGCTCGGCGGCGAGCAGGGCGACGTTGTCGCGAAAATCGTCAGCCGACCAAATGCCGGAGCGCGCGGCCAGCAGCTTGCCGAAATACTGCGTCAGACCTTCGTACACCCAGAGCAACTCGCCTTTCATGGGCTGCTGGAAGTCGGGTGTGCTGAGCCCCAGCGGCCGACGGTACTTGCCGTTCCAGGAGTGGGTGTATTCGTGCGGCAGCAGATCGCCGAAAGCGACGCGGCGCAGGTTGTCATCAATGAGGGCGCGCTCGGAGACGCGGCTGTCGTTGGACTCGTGGTGCTCCAGGCCGAAGTGCGCGACGTGATCGCTGAGCGAGAGCAGGAAGTGATAATCGCGGTAGTGGCGCGCGCCAAACAGAGCGCCACCTTCGGCGACGAGGTTGCGCATCCGGTTCTGCACGTCTGGGCCGATGTCAACGGCGGCGGCGCTGTCGGCCGCCATGTCCAGCTCAGCCGGACGCGCTTCGCCTTCGGGCGACAGCGGCACGGAGCGGTAGTATTCGCCGGCGATGACCGGCGAGTCCACCAGCGTGGTCAGCGTGGCGGGCTGGAAGAGAGCCATATTCATCTTCTGGCTGTCGACACGCTGTAG belongs to Terriglobia bacterium and includes:
- a CDS encoding M61 family peptidase, which encodes MALAAAPQRRSAAPAKVLPPTISLAVDATQAAQKILHARLTMTVTPGPLTLLYPKWIPGEHMPHGPIVDSVGLKFSAGGQTLPWRRDDADMFTYHLTIPAGVSQLEIALDYASPVAGEGGFSAGGSATDKLAVISWNQLLLYPAGFTSDQLTYEASLTLPQGWKFGTALPQSGTLQRVDSQKMNMALFQPATLTTLVDSPVIAGEYYRSVPLSPEGEARPAELDMAADSAAAVDIGPDVQNRMRNLVAEGGALFGARHYRDYHFLLSLSDHVAHFGLEHHESNDSRVSERALIDDNLRRVAFGDLLPHEYTHSWNGKYRRPLGLSTPDFQQPMKGELLWVYEGLTQYFGKLLAARSGIWSADDFRDNVALLAAELAHRPGRQWRPLEDTAVAAQILYESSPQWSSWRRGVDFYDEGALIWLDVDATIRRLTNNQKSMDDFAKLFYGPPDNPPGVAPNVKPYTIDDVVSTLNQVAPNDWRKFLLDRVATVGPNAPLGGLEGSGWKLVYTDTPSGLQRTRDSIERDADLRYSLGLLLNRTGRVADSVFFMPAYQSGIMPGMTIVAVNGRKYSAEVLHDAVKAAKNDSAPIQLLVENSEYYKTYSVNYHDGDRYPHLVRDPSRTDYLGDMIKPRQTPAK